A part of Kineococcus rhizosphaerae genomic DNA contains:
- a CDS encoding Gfo/Idh/MocA family protein → MSTPTRFGVLGTGHWARTTHGAALRAHPDVELVGFWGRDPGHARAAAEEHGTRAYADLDDLLADVDAVTVALPPDVQADVAVRAADAGRHLLLDKPLATSLEDAVRVVEAVQRNAVASVEYLTYLFQPDITGWLDGMRALAAEHGPWEGGVFRWAGTIDAPGNPYAGSAWRRERGGLWDTGPHALSVVHDLFGDVERLAAARGPRDAVTVALEHANGAGTALALTLTAPVGTGGSFATVWGPGGRHDLPRFGGTPQEGFGRAVDRLREAARTGEPDPLDAANAARAVAVLAAVEEHLARPGSTTAVPQP, encoded by the coding sequence GTGAGCACCCCCACCCGGTTCGGCGTCCTCGGCACCGGGCACTGGGCCCGCACCACCCACGGCGCGGCGCTGCGCGCGCACCCCGACGTCGAGCTCGTCGGCTTCTGGGGCCGCGACCCCGGCCACGCCCGGGCGGCCGCCGAGGAGCACGGGACCCGCGCCTACGCCGACCTCGACGACCTGCTCGCCGACGTCGACGCCGTGACGGTGGCGCTGCCGCCGGACGTGCAGGCCGACGTCGCGGTGCGCGCCGCGGACGCGGGCCGGCACCTGCTGCTGGACAAACCCCTCGCGACCTCGCTGGAGGACGCGGTGCGGGTGGTGGAGGCGGTGCAGCGCAACGCGGTCGCCTCGGTGGAGTACCTCACGTACCTGTTCCAGCCCGACATCACCGGCTGGCTGGACGGGATGCGCGCGCTGGCGGCCGAGCACGGCCCGTGGGAGGGCGGGGTGTTCCGCTGGGCGGGCACCATCGACGCCCCGGGCAACCCCTACGCGGGCTCGGCCTGGCGGCGCGAGCGCGGCGGGTTGTGGGACACCGGACCGCACGCCCTGAGCGTCGTCCACGACCTGTTCGGCGACGTCGAGCGCCTCGCGGCGGCCCGGGGCCCGCGCGACGCGGTGACCGTGGCCCTGGAGCACGCGAACGGGGCCGGCACGGCGCTGGCGCTGACCCTGACGGCCCCGGTGGGGACCGGCGGGTCGTTCGCGACGGTCTGGGGCCCGGGCGGCCGGCACGACCTGCCGCGCTTCGGCGGCACCCCGCAGGAGGGGTTCGGCCGGGCCGTGGACCGGTTGCGCGAGGCCGCGCGCACGGGTGAGCCGGACCCGCTGGACGCGGCGAACGCGGCGCGGGCCGTCGCGGTCCTGGCCGCGGTCGAGGAGCACCTCGCGCGGCCGGGCTCCACGACGGCCGTCCCCCAGCCCTGA
- a CDS encoding DUF4307 domain-containing protein: protein MSSPQAPRDVPRPADRPLDPDVLAARYGRRPPRSGPPWYRRPARLAAAVVGAALVLAYGVWLAVAQSQGPSYTEISHEVLDDRTAQIRFSVTRDPGTAVRCQVHALDDSSSEVGLLQVDVPASPERDVEETVQVRTTSRAVTVGVESCSAVSS from the coding sequence GTGAGCAGCCCCCAGGCCCCCCGGGACGTCCCTCGACCCGCCGACCGGCCCCTGGACCCCGACGTCCTCGCCGCCCGGTACGGCCGTCGCCCGCCGCGCAGCGGGCCGCCGTGGTACCGGCGCCCGGCGCGGCTCGCCGCCGCGGTCGTGGGGGCCGCGCTCGTCCTGGCGTACGGCGTGTGGCTGGCGGTCGCGCAGTCCCAGGGGCCCTCGTACACCGAGATCAGCCACGAGGTCCTCGACGACCGGACGGCGCAGATCCGGTTCAGCGTGACCCGCGACCCCGGGACGGCCGTGCGCTGCCAGGTGCACGCGCTGGACGACTCCTCCTCCGAGGTCGGCCTGCTGCAGGTGGACGTGCCCGCCTCGCCCGAGAGGGACGTGGAGGAGACGGTGCAGGTCAGGACCACGTCGAGGGCCGTCACCGTCGGGGTCGAGTCCTGTTCGGCGGTGTCCTCCTGA
- the greA gene encoding transcription elongation factor GreA, with amino-acid sequence MSETTTGSTTWLTQDAYDRLKAEYEHLAGEGRTELAKRIEQAREEGDLKENAGYHAAKEEQGKQELRIRQLRHLLETAQVGDAPVSAAGEVSLGHVVTVELAGDEMRFLLGSREMGDAAGLDVYSEKSPLGSAILGHKPGDEVQYTAPNGKVFPVKVVSSEPYTG; translated from the coding sequence GTGAGCGAGACGACCACCGGCAGCACCACGTGGCTGACGCAGGACGCCTACGACCGCCTCAAGGCCGAGTACGAGCACCTCGCCGGTGAAGGCCGCACGGAACTGGCCAAGCGCATCGAGCAGGCGCGCGAGGAGGGCGACCTCAAGGAGAACGCCGGCTACCACGCGGCCAAGGAGGAGCAGGGCAAGCAGGAGCTGCGCATCCGGCAGCTGCGCCACCTGCTGGAGACCGCCCAGGTCGGCGACGCCCCGGTGTCCGCCGCGGGCGAGGTCTCCCTCGGGCACGTCGTGACCGTGGAACTGGCGGGCGACGAGATGAGGTTCCTGCTCGGCAGCCGGGAGATGGGCGACGCCGCCGGTCTCGACGTCTACTCCGAGAAGTCCCCGCTCGGTTCGGCCATCCTGGGCCACAAGCCCGGTGACGAGGTCCAGTACACGGCCCCCAACGGCAAGGTCTTCCCCGTCAAGGTCGTCAGCTCCGAGCCGTACACCGGCTGA
- a CDS encoding rhomboid-like protein — protein sequence MRTLLRPGWLSARGTDLAVLYVLTVLVVFVGVHRGTPREQYEYVQGASTNVDNLRHSPFRVLVASSVVIPHATGLVILLPLVVALVAVQRWLGRLATIVVFGVGHVGATLFVAVVIAAGLTHGRLDPGVAHAPDVGVSYGMACLFGLLAARVPRRPRFPYCVLPVAGLVAVLLIAPDFTAVGHLVAFVVGLGLAQVAHRAATSAVAAAAAGGGRDASARPVPARAQLP from the coding sequence GTGCGCACCCTCCTCCGCCCCGGGTGGCTGTCGGCCCGCGGCACCGACCTGGCGGTCCTCTACGTCCTGACCGTCCTGGTCGTCTTCGTCGGCGTCCACCGCGGGACGCCCCGCGAGCAGTACGAGTACGTCCAGGGAGCCAGCACGAACGTCGACAACCTGCGGCACTCCCCGTTCCGGGTGCTCGTCGCGTCCTCGGTCGTCATCCCGCACGCTACGGGGCTCGTGATCCTGCTCCCGCTCGTCGTGGCCCTCGTCGCCGTCCAGCGCTGGCTGGGGCGGCTGGCGACGATCGTCGTGTTCGGCGTCGGCCACGTCGGGGCGACGCTGTTCGTCGCGGTCGTCATCGCCGCCGGCCTCACCCACGGCCGGCTCGACCCGGGCGTGGCCCACGCCCCGGACGTCGGCGTCAGCTACGGGATGGCGTGCCTGTTCGGGCTGCTGGCGGCCCGCGTCCCGCGCCGCCCGCGGTTCCCCTACTGCGTGCTGCCGGTGGCGGGACTGGTGGCCGTCCTGCTGATCGCCCCCGACTTCACCGCCGTCGGGCACCTCGTGGCCTTCGTCGTGGGCCTGGGACTGGCCCAGGTCGCGCACCGGGCCGCGACCTCCGCCGTGGCCGCAGCCGCGGCCGGGGGAGGACGGGACGCCTCCGCCCGGCCGGTGCCGGCCCGCGCTCAGCTGCCGTAG
- a CDS encoding thioredoxin domain-containing protein codes for MPNRLARSTSPYLLQHADNPVDWQEWGAEAFAEARRRDVPVLVSTGYAACHWCHVMAHESFEDEATATEMNAWFVNVKVDREERPDVDAVHMAATTAMTGQGGWPMTTFCTPDGQVFYAGTYFPDRPHPQLPSFRQVLAAVSEAWRERREEVLASSERIAAALAAMVPASGAVPGPDDLEAAVARLAAEEDVVHGGFGGAPKFPPSMVCEFLLRHAARTGSPVAAGLVQRTLTAMARSGTADQVGGGFARYAVDAGWVVPHFEKMLYDNALLARVYLHSWRATGDAEHRRVAEHACEFLVRDLRTPQGAFAASLDADTPVPDADGHVRAVEGATYVWTPGDLVEVLGLDDGPWAAELLGVTEAGTFEHGTSTARLTRDPGPEVERWERVRERLAAARADRPQPARDDKVVLAWNGLAVAALAEAGALLERPDLLLAAHEAAGFLLDVHRVDGSWRRVSRDGVVGRPAAVLEDLADLAEGLLALHAATGERRFFDVALELGQEVLARFRGEDGLLDVADVDPALSAARAGAGSPSDPSDGATPSGGSAAAGVLLTLGALTGEARFRDAAVAALGAAGAVAAASPRFAGWGLAVAEALADGPREVAVIGASADAGTAALHRVALAGTAPGLVVARGVPGDAVPELLAQRDLVGGLAAAYVCRGQVCEVPTTSPQDLAAAVGARGE; via the coding sequence GTGCCCAACCGCCTCGCCCGCTCCACCAGCCCCTACCTGCTCCAACACGCCGACAACCCCGTCGACTGGCAGGAGTGGGGCGCCGAGGCGTTCGCCGAGGCCCGCCGCCGCGACGTGCCCGTCCTCGTCTCCACCGGGTACGCGGCCTGCCACTGGTGCCACGTCATGGCCCACGAGTCCTTCGAGGACGAGGCCACCGCCACCGAGATGAACGCCTGGTTCGTCAACGTCAAGGTCGACCGCGAGGAACGCCCCGACGTCGACGCCGTCCACATGGCCGCCACGACCGCGATGACCGGGCAGGGCGGCTGGCCCATGACGACGTTCTGCACCCCCGACGGGCAGGTCTTCTACGCCGGGACGTACTTCCCGGACCGCCCGCACCCGCAGCTGCCCTCCTTCCGGCAGGTGCTCGCCGCCGTCAGCGAGGCGTGGCGGGAACGCCGGGAGGAGGTCCTCGCCTCCAGCGAGCGGATCGCGGCGGCGCTCGCGGCCATGGTCCCCGCGTCCGGCGCGGTCCCGGGGCCCGACGACCTCGAGGCCGCCGTGGCGCGGCTGGCCGCCGAGGAGGACGTGGTCCACGGGGGCTTCGGCGGGGCCCCGAAGTTCCCGCCGTCGATGGTGTGCGAGTTCCTGCTGCGGCACGCCGCCCGCACCGGCTCGCCCGTCGCGGCCGGTCTGGTGCAGCGGACCCTGACCGCCATGGCCCGCAGCGGCACCGCCGACCAGGTCGGCGGGGGCTTCGCCCGCTACGCCGTCGACGCCGGCTGGGTCGTCCCGCACTTCGAGAAGATGCTGTACGACAACGCCCTGCTGGCACGGGTCTACCTGCACTCCTGGCGCGCGACGGGTGACGCCGAGCACCGCCGCGTCGCCGAGCACGCCTGCGAGTTCCTGGTCCGCGACCTGCGCACCCCGCAGGGCGCCTTCGCCGCCTCGCTGGACGCGGACACCCCGGTGCCGGACGCCGACGGGCACGTCCGGGCCGTCGAGGGGGCCACCTACGTGTGGACCCCGGGCGACCTCGTCGAGGTCCTCGGCCTCGACGACGGGCCGTGGGCCGCGGAGCTGCTGGGGGTCACCGAGGCCGGGACGTTCGAGCACGGCACCTCCACCGCGCGACTGACGCGGGACCCCGGGCCGGAGGTGGAGCGCTGGGAACGGGTCCGCGAACGCCTCGCCGCCGCCCGCGCGGACCGTCCCCAGCCGGCCCGCGACGACAAGGTCGTGCTGGCCTGGAACGGGCTGGCGGTCGCGGCGCTGGCCGAGGCGGGGGCGCTGCTGGAGCGGCCCGACCTGCTGCTCGCCGCGCACGAGGCGGCCGGGTTCCTGCTCGACGTCCACCGCGTCGACGGGTCCTGGCGGCGCGTGTCCCGGGACGGCGTCGTGGGCCGGCCCGCGGCGGTGCTGGAGGACCTCGCCGACCTCGCCGAGGGGCTGCTCGCCCTGCACGCCGCGACGGGGGAGCGGCGGTTCTTCGACGTCGCCCTCGAACTGGGGCAGGAGGTCCTCGCCCGGTTCCGCGGTGAGGACGGGTTGCTCGACGTCGCCGACGTCGACCCCGCCCTGTCGGCCGCGCGCGCCGGGGCGGGCTCCCCGTCCGACCCCTCCGACGGCGCGACGCCGTCGGGGGGCTCCGCGGCGGCGGGGGTGCTGCTCACGCTCGGGGCGCTGACCGGTGAGGCACGCTTCCGGGACGCCGCCGTGGCGGCGCTGGGGGCCGCGGGGGCGGTCGCCGCGGCCTCGCCCCGGTTCGCGGGGTGGGGCCTGGCCGTCGCCGAGGCCCTCGCGGACGGGCCGCGCGAGGTGGCCGTCATCGGTGCGTCGGCGGACGCGGGGACGGCCGCGCTGCACCGGGTCGCGCTGGCCGGGACGGCCCCCGGGCTCGTGGTGGCGCGCGGCGTGCCCGGCGACGCGGTCCCGGAGCTGCTGGCCCAGCGCGACCTCGTGGGCGGTCTGGCCGCGGCGTACGTGTGCCGCGGGCAGGTGTGCGAGGTGCCGACGACGTCTCCGCAGGACCTGGCCGCCGCGGTGGGCGCACGCGGGGAGTGA
- a CDS encoding sigma 54-interacting transcriptional regulator encodes MSTSDTSTLPLEPPADLPRTLGALRASGHEHVSVKDELRANLVARMKAGQDRFPGVVGYEDTVAPELERALLAGHDVVLLGERGQGKTRLLRSLVGLLDEWTPVIEGSELNEHPYAPLTPASRRRVREEGEDLPVAWLHRSLRYGEKLATPDTSVGDLIGDVDPVKVAEGRALGDPETIHFGLVPRTNRGVFAINELPDLAERIQVSLLNVLEERDIQVRGYQLRLPLDLLLVASANPEDYTNRGRIITPLKDRFGAEVRTHYPLELSLEVDLVRQEAATVAEVPEHLLEVIARFTRGVRESPAVDPASGVSARFSIAAAETVSAAALRRHALSGEVTAPVARVGDLHTVVSVLGGKVEFEQGEEGREIEVLEHLLRTAIAETYRSLLGGAELSGFSELVTGGRTIETGDLVPAERLLEQVGTVAGLAQVLDRLGLADATPGRAASGVEFVLESLHLTRRLDKLVLDDGRTVYGS; translated from the coding sequence GTGAGCACCAGCGACACCTCCACGCTGCCCCTCGAACCCCCCGCCGACCTGCCCCGCACCCTCGGCGCGCTGCGCGCCTCCGGCCACGAGCACGTGTCCGTCAAGGACGAGCTGCGCGCCAACCTCGTCGCCCGCATGAAGGCCGGCCAGGACCGCTTCCCCGGCGTCGTCGGCTACGAGGACACCGTGGCCCCCGAACTCGAACGGGCCCTGCTCGCCGGGCACGACGTCGTCCTGCTCGGTGAGCGCGGCCAGGGCAAGACCCGCCTGCTGCGCTCCCTGGTCGGCCTGCTCGACGAGTGGACCCCCGTCATCGAGGGCTCAGAGCTCAACGAGCACCCCTACGCGCCGCTGACCCCCGCCTCCCGCCGCCGCGTGCGCGAGGAGGGCGAGGACCTGCCCGTGGCCTGGTTGCACCGCTCGCTGCGCTACGGCGAGAAGCTCGCCACGCCGGACACGTCCGTCGGCGACCTCATCGGCGACGTCGACCCCGTCAAGGTCGCCGAGGGCCGTGCCCTGGGCGACCCCGAGACCATCCACTTCGGCCTCGTGCCCCGCACCAACCGCGGCGTCTTCGCGATCAACGAGCTGCCCGACCTCGCCGAGCGCATCCAGGTCTCCCTGCTGAACGTGCTGGAGGAGCGCGACATCCAGGTCCGCGGGTACCAGCTGCGGCTGCCGCTGGACCTGCTGCTGGTGGCCAGCGCCAACCCCGAGGACTACACCAACCGCGGGCGGATCATCACCCCGCTCAAGGACCGGTTCGGCGCCGAGGTCCGCACCCACTACCCGCTGGAGCTGTCCCTGGAGGTCGACCTCGTCCGACAGGAGGCCGCCACGGTCGCCGAGGTGCCCGAGCACCTGCTGGAGGTCATCGCGCGGTTCACCCGGGGCGTGCGCGAGTCCCCGGCCGTCGACCCCGCCTCGGGCGTCTCGGCGCGCTTCTCCATCGCGGCGGCCGAGACCGTCTCGGCGGCGGCCCTGCGCCGGCACGCGCTGTCGGGGGAGGTCACCGCGCCGGTGGCGCGCGTGGGCGACCTGCACACCGTCGTCAGCGTCCTGGGCGGCAAGGTCGAGTTCGAGCAGGGCGAGGAGGGCCGTGAGATCGAGGTCCTGGAGCACCTGCTGCGCACCGCGATCGCCGAGACCTACCGGTCCCTGCTGGGCGGGGCGGAGCTGTCCGGGTTCTCCGAGCTCGTCACCGGCGGCCGGACCATCGAGACCGGCGACCTGGTCCCGGCCGAACGGCTGCTGGAGCAGGTGGGGACCGTCGCCGGGCTCGCGCAGGTCCTGGACCGGCTCGGGCTGGCCGACGCCACGCCCGGGCGGGCCGCGTCGGGCGTGGAGTTCGTCCTGGAGTCCCTGCACCTGACCCGGCGCCTGGACAAGCTCGTCCTCGACGACGGCCGCACGGTCTACGGCAGCTGA
- a CDS encoding MFS transporter, whose protein sequence is MSQVTGGTSASLRLSRSGGGPLHTRVWVFLFLGWVVSYADRTVTGPIVSWMISERAGFIGDAANPATIGGLVGSMFFTGYMLTQYAGGRLGDRFGHRDMLVVSLVWAGLTTVLSGVVTGLVAFVAARVLTGLGEGVFYSNDRTLVIATTPPHRRTLGLGVVASGLTVGLTIGLVATPWLIDLGTAVGLGGHAWAMPLYVCGAATLVVGLLSRRFFTRESGRPLRLGRPAGRLALHSAPVFAAIVVLFLLSEEFGWPSWLTAVGSGVLAALMIAWVVRQVSRENVRGTPGRALLSRDAWLVYTAFIAVMWNLWFFSFWSVEIVREVSGSSLLTASLTAAFNAGAGIVGMPVGGWLADRQVRRGRGRKPLAIACAAAHALLAAAFGLTIASGHPSLWMMGGVLFTAGLFFNALQPIVHSITGDLVDAADRGSVFGIFNLVAEIGAVASPVVGGLLRDATGDWVLAVFVAAAVMAVSVVLYALVREKAPAALQPA, encoded by the coding sequence ATGAGCCAGGTCACCGGAGGCACGTCGGCCTCCCTGCGGCTGTCCCGGTCGGGGGGCGGCCCGCTCCACACCCGCGTGTGGGTCTTCCTCTTCCTCGGCTGGGTCGTCAGCTACGCCGACCGCACCGTCACGGGCCCGATCGTCTCCTGGATGATCTCCGAGCGGGCCGGGTTCATCGGGGACGCCGCGAACCCGGCCACCATCGGCGGGCTCGTCGGGTCGATGTTCTTCACCGGCTACATGCTCACCCAGTACGCCGGCGGGCGCCTCGGCGACCGCTTCGGGCACCGCGACATGCTCGTCGTCAGCCTGGTCTGGGCCGGTCTGACCACCGTGCTGTCCGGCGTGGTGACCGGGCTCGTCGCCTTCGTCGCGGCCCGGGTGCTGACCGGTCTCGGCGAGGGGGTCTTCTACTCCAACGACCGGACCCTGGTCATCGCCACCACCCCGCCGCACCGGCGCACGCTGGGCCTCGGCGTCGTCGCCAGCGGGCTCACCGTGGGGCTGACCATCGGGCTGGTTGCCACGCCCTGGCTCATCGACCTCGGGACCGCGGTGGGGCTCGGCGGCCACGCCTGGGCGATGCCGCTGTACGTCTGCGGCGCGGCGACCCTCGTCGTGGGCCTGCTCAGCCGGCGCTTCTTCACCCGCGAGAGCGGCCGACCGCTGCGCCTGGGCCGCCCGGCGGGCCGGCTCGCGCTGCACTCCGCCCCCGTCTTCGCCGCGATCGTCGTGCTGTTCCTGCTCTCCGAGGAGTTCGGCTGGCCGTCCTGGCTGACCGCCGTCGGCTCCGGGGTGCTGGCGGCGCTGATGATCGCCTGGGTGGTGCGGCAGGTCTCGCGCGAGAACGTCCGCGGCACGCCCGGGCGGGCCCTGCTGAGCCGCGACGCGTGGCTCGTCTACACGGCGTTCATCGCGGTGATGTGGAACCTGTGGTTCTTCAGCTTCTGGTCCGTCGAGATCGTCCGGGAGGTGTCCGGCAGCTCGCTGCTCACGGCGTCGCTGACCGCGGCGTTCAACGCGGGCGCGGGGATCGTCGGCATGCCCGTCGGCGGCTGGCTCGCGGACCGGCAGGTCCGCCGCGGGCGGGGCCGCAAACCCCTGGCCATCGCCTGTGCCGCGGCGCACGCGCTGCTGGCGGCCGCCTTCGGCCTCACCATCGCCTCCGGGCACCCGTCGCTGTGGATGATGGGGGGCGTGCTGTTCACCGCCGGCCTGTTCTTCAACGCCCTGCAGCCGATCGTGCACAGCATCACGGGCGACCTGGTGGACGCGGCCGACCGCGGCTCGGTGTTCGGGATCTTCAACCTCGTGGCCGAGATCGGCGCCGTCGCCAGCCCGGTGGTCGGCGGGCTGCTGCGCGACGCGACGGGTGACTGGGTCCTGGCCGTGTTCGTCGCCGCCGCCGTCATGGCCGTCTCGGTCGTGCTCTACGCTCTCGTGCGCGAGAAGGCGCCCGCCGCGCTGCAGCCGGCCTGA
- a CDS encoding AI-2E family transporter has translation MSERPPGPDAVHRPYVSPALRTAADWSWRFVIVVAGVVLLAYGLSFVSEIFIPVLIAMLITALLSPVVNLLNLRLHVPRAVSVLVTLLVAAGIVAGLVTIVGSQASSQWSKLADSATQGVTEVERWLSTGPLHLTSTAISDYVSQIETAISDNKNTLIAGATGVVSTAGHVVAGFFICLFTSFFFLLEGRRIWSWLLHLLPVPARDPLDDASRQSWVTLTHYMRATIIVAFVDGLGVAIGAAVLKVPLATSLGLLVFLGAFIPIVGALLSGTVAVLVALVAHDFVTALIMLGVVILVQQVESHLLQPFLMGRAVAVHPLAVILAVAGGATVFGIVGALFAVPLVAVLKTGVGALARGGRPSEEVRQIEDSDAPLAPDTPAPNDATEHERPVAGDGELRR, from the coding sequence ATGTCCGAACGCCCCCCGGGACCCGACGCGGTCCACCGTCCGTACGTCAGCCCGGCCCTGCGGACGGCCGCCGACTGGTCGTGGCGGTTCGTGATCGTCGTCGCCGGTGTCGTGCTGCTGGCCTACGGCCTCAGCTTCGTCAGCGAGATCTTCATCCCGGTGCTCATCGCCATGCTCATCACGGCGCTGCTGTCCCCGGTGGTGAACCTGCTCAACCTGCGGCTGCACGTGCCGCGGGCCGTCTCGGTGCTCGTGACGCTGCTCGTGGCCGCGGGCATCGTGGCCGGCCTGGTGACGATCGTGGGCTCGCAGGCCTCCAGCCAGTGGTCCAAGCTCGCCGACTCGGCCACCCAGGGGGTCACCGAGGTGGAGCGCTGGCTGTCCACCGGCCCGCTGCACCTGACCTCGACGGCGATCTCCGACTACGTGTCGCAGATCGAGACGGCCATCTCGGACAACAAGAACACCCTCATCGCCGGGGCCACGGGGGTCGTGTCCACGGCCGGGCACGTCGTCGCCGGGTTCTTCATCTGCCTGTTCACGTCGTTCTTCTTCCTGCTGGAGGGGCGCCGGATCTGGTCCTGGCTGCTGCACCTGCTGCCCGTCCCGGCCCGCGACCCGCTCGACGACGCCTCCCGGCAGTCGTGGGTGACGCTGACGCACTACATGCGGGCCACGATCATCGTGGCCTTCGTCGACGGCCTCGGCGTGGCGATCGGCGCGGCGGTCCTGAAGGTGCCCCTGGCGACGTCGCTGGGGCTGCTGGTCTTCCTCGGCGCCTTCATCCCGATCGTCGGTGCGCTGCTGTCGGGGACGGTGGCCGTGCTCGTCGCCCTCGTCGCCCACGACTTCGTGACCGCCCTGATCATGCTGGGCGTGGTGATCCTCGTGCAGCAGGTCGAGTCGCACCTGCTGCAGCCGTTCCTCATGGGGCGCGCGGTGGCGGTCCACCCGCTGGCCGTCATCCTGGCCGTCGCGGGCGGGGCGACCGTCTTCGGCATCGTCGGGGCCCTGTTCGCGGTGCCGCTGGTGGCGGTGCTCAAGACCGGGGTCGGGGCGCTGGCCCGTGGTGGCCGCCCCAGCGAGGAGGTCCGCCAGATCGAGGACTCCGACGCCCCGCTGGCCCCGGACACCCCCGCGCCCAACGACGCCACCGAGCACGAGCGGCCCGTCGCCGGTGACGGGGAGCTGCGGCGCTAG
- the mca gene encoding mycothiol conjugate amidase Mca, which yields MAETLRLMAVHAHPDDESSKGAASMARYVAEGVEVLVVSCTGGERGDVLNPRLKENASLLRDMGEYRRHEMAEAARILGVQHRWLGYVDSGLPEGNPLPPLPAGCFALTPEQFTVDALVHVVREFRPHVMTTYDESGGYPHPDHIMTHTVSLAAFHAAADPERFPKAGEAWRTSKLYYHASFSRDRMRTFHEALIAQGKESPFAEWMKRIAEEEPGKRTELEITTRVECGEFFETRDRALLAHATQIDPDGWFFGVPLDLQRELWPTEDFHLAISHVPTTTPETDLFAGLRP from the coding sequence GTGGCGGAGACGTTGCGGCTGATGGCCGTGCACGCCCACCCGGACGACGAGTCCAGCAAGGGTGCGGCGTCGATGGCCAGGTACGTGGCCGAGGGCGTCGAGGTGCTCGTCGTGTCGTGCACGGGCGGGGAGCGCGGGGACGTGCTCAACCCCCGGCTGAAGGAGAACGCGTCGCTGCTGCGCGACATGGGGGAGTACCGCCGGCACGAGATGGCCGAGGCCGCCCGCATCCTCGGGGTGCAGCACCGCTGGCTGGGCTACGTCGACTCCGGGCTGCCCGAGGGGAATCCGCTGCCGCCGCTGCCGGCGGGCTGCTTCGCGCTGACGCCCGAGCAGTTCACCGTCGACGCTCTCGTGCACGTCGTGCGCGAGTTCCGCCCGCACGTCATGACGACGTACGACGAGTCCGGCGGCTACCCGCACCCGGACCACATCATGACCCACACGGTGTCCCTGGCGGCCTTCCACGCCGCCGCCGACCCCGAGCGGTTCCCCAAGGCCGGCGAGGCCTGGCGGACGTCGAAGCTCTACTACCACGCCAGCTTCTCGCGCGACCGGATGCGCACCTTCCACGAGGCGCTCATCGCCCAGGGCAAGGAGTCGCCCTTCGCGGAGTGGATGAAGCGCATCGCGGAGGAGGAGCCCGGCAAGCGCACCGAGCTGGAGATCACCACGCGCGTGGAGTGCGGGGAGTTCTTCGAGACGCGCGACCGGGCGCTGCTCGCGCACGCCACGCAGATCGACCCCGACGGCTGGTTCTTCGGCGTCCCCCTGGACCTGCAGCGCGAGCTGTGGCCGACCGAGGACTTCCACCTCGCCATCAGCCACGTGCCCACGACGACGCCCGAGACCGACCTGTTCGCGGGGCTGCGGCCGTGA